A window of the Fusarium poae strain DAOMC 252244 chromosome 3, whole genome shotgun sequence genome harbors these coding sequences:
- a CDS encoding hypothetical protein (BUSCO:59769at5125) encodes MSSQSRGIPVQHNPSSTSYRLIELPPDLQNILEAEDAPVLSIESSDTSAVIKTPNKTYALRQKNTSNAFMLISPMSSSSSDESSSQGISIVSTIKETVELDVVPEKAKSAPNKGKWHERFGRNR; translated from the exons ATGTCAAGCCAATCACGCGGTATACCCGTACAGCACAACCCCTCGTCTACCAGTTACCGCCTCATCGAGCTTCCCCCAGATCTACAAAACATTCTTGAGGCTGAAGACGCCCCCGT GCTTAGCATCGAGTCCTCTGATACCTCTGCTGTTATCAAAACCCCCAACAAGACATATGCATTACGCCAAAAGAACACATCCAATGCTTTCATGCTCATCTCGCCCATgtcctcatcgtcttcagATGAATCATCCAGTCAGGGCATTTCTATAGTTTCCACGATCAAGGAGACTGTAGAGTTGGATGTCGTTCCTGAAAAGGCAAAGAGTGCCCCGAACAAGGGCAAGTGGCATGAGCGGTTCGGACGGAACAGATAG